TCCTGCCAAAACCCCTAAAAAAATCTGTCTAAATTTCTAATAAAGCAGCTTGGACCATTTCAATGTATGAAATAGAGAGAAGCTACCATGTAATTTTCTCCAAAGTGGTGAAACGAGTGCGCAAGAGGAAATGGCATAGAGCTAATTTCAGATTGGGTGCAAAGGAGTCAGAAATTTTCCAGTTTGCAAATGGGAACCTGGATCTTGAGGTACCCCAGCTCCTGTGGCTTGCAGTTCCACCACTGGAGTATTGCACAGCTGGAAGGGGTGTTGGCATCTAATCCTCGATTTCAAGGACAACCAGATCATGCTGCTTTTGGAACTttgtccctgtgacactgccacagatctgcagagctggcaccagctcccttcccctccttcacGCCTGTGGGATGGGCTTTTGGCCTCTCCTactacttttaaaagtaaaaaaatgtcaTCCTCTTCAGAAAATGTCCACTCCtccagagagagaggagaaaggaggagacaggaggagaaaggaggagaaaggaggagaaaggaggagaaaggtggaggcaggaagagaaagcagcaaaggAACCAGCACAAGTCTGGAGGAGCTtgagctgtgtgctggcacaCCAGGTGCACTAACTACAGGGAAAAACATCCCTCTTGTTCTGGCAAATGTTCATTTAGGGCCCCTGCATTATTTTTGTTCCCATGATTGTACGTGCTAAgatttttcacagaatatttaaCAACTTTTGCAGAGTGgacttttatttgaaatacatgCTACATCTCCATAGGCTTTTTTCTCAACTAttagcagcagcaaaattatttaaaaaaaacatgtaCAGCACTCTCTCTTTATATCTAAAACAAGTTATTTGGACATTCTGTACTTACTGCACAAATACCTGGAGTTAGGACCATCCAGCACCACTTAATCAACGACACAGGTTTGTACCCAATCATGTCTTCAATGTTCTCATAAAAGCGATTGCTGCCTGcccaaaaaacaaaggaaaagcagatacAGAGTGCACCTGGAAGGGGGTGTCCAGGTCAGGATTTAGAGCTGTGAGGAGAAAgcccagacagagctgggaaggctCAAACTGCTCCTCTTCCCCTGGAAAACTCCTCCCTGCCATCTGCCCGTGCTTGTGGCAGGGGTTGATATAAAATTCCTGCTGCTATAAAACTTCTGGGGctataaaacatttatttcatacAGATCATTGTATCACTTATCAGAGAGGGAGATTTCCTTAGTGTGGCACAAGCTGTCacaaaataattaacatttcatttagtcctgctctcctttttcctccacaCCTTGAGTTTTGCATTCCATCAAAGCATGTCTAAACCTAATACATTCTCCTTACtttatttattctcttcatTGTAGAATCAGGTTGCAAACAGCCCCAGCCAAAGAGAATCTattttatatagaaatatatttatatagatgCTGTGAGATGTGTGAACCCAAGGACAGCTCACATGTGATGTGCAGTTCTGTTCTGCCTTACAAAGTGAAATTACCCAGAGTGTGCATCTTTGTGGAGAAAAAGGCATTTATGACTGTTTTTGGGGCGTGGGAAATGTGGAGGAACCATTCCATACTGGTACAAGGTTCTGGGTTTGCTTTTATGCAAATAGGAAACTTTGATAAGAAAAACAGAGCAATTTTTATCACTCACCATACACCCAGCCTATGCAGACACACTCAAATATGGCAACAAAGAGCAGGCACATCCCACTGGCTGCATAGGAGTCAAAGAGCTGAAATACATACATCCCACcctggaagagaaaagaagaaagggaaaaaaatcttgggtTGGCACCGGCGGGGATATTTCATAGCAAATCTGTTTTAATTACACTGCCAAGCTGTTGGCTCCCTGGCAATCTTTCTGCTCAAGTTGATTCCTCCTTCAACAAAGAATATTCatttcttgaggtttttttttttttttttcactctgcaCTTCCTTTGGGGTGTTAAATCTGGAGTGAagtaaatttgatttttttttttccaaaaatgctctcccacctccctgctttCCCCTCTGTTTGTTGTCACATCAAGCTGTAGATATTCCCAGGTGGTTCTGACCTCCAGATCCTGGTTCTGTGTCTGTGTTATTAATATGTGAAATAATTAGTGAAAATACTGGGAAAGAAGGCAAAATCTGCAGCTTCCAAAATCCCTCTCTGCTGGTGTAGGGACCACAAAATGAGTAAAGTGACCTAAAAAGTGTGAATGCAGCTCACAGACCTTAAGCCACATGACTGAAGCAAGTCTTTGTTATTtgtcacaaagaaaaagaatcatCCAATCAATAACATTATggttaaaataattaaaataatatggaTAACATCACACTTTTTATGTGAGACACTTAATCATTTATCACTACTGCatttaatattgaaataatgAGGGGGAGTCCACAAGAGAGCATTTCAATGGAAGGGAATtttaaggaaggaaagaaggacTTGAGATGAACCCCTCAGTTGGAATTTAATTGTGTTTGAGGGATTCATGTGATCCATTACATCTCAGACAACTTCCTGCAGATGGAAGAGAATCTTAAAATAGGAAGAAAACTAAATTTCTACTGCGAAGTCATCATGGTGAGGCTCGCAAATACCTgagcaaaatgcaaatttagAAATCAACCAGCTAGGACAGCACAAGGTAAGGACAACAAAACTCCTGCATGGATATTCCTGCAGCTTGGAGAACTTGCTTCACTCTTCatgtttatatttcttttagcttttttttcacactttttgtTTCACTGAGAATAAGAATGATTTACAGATAAATAGAAAGTATATAAGCACATAGAATTTCTGTTCGATGCATTAGTTCACACAGATCACAATATCTCTTATCAGAGAGGGAGATTTGATTAGATTAATTAAATATTCACGTTCCAAGTTCCAGATTATtccaagttggaagggacaaaAATTTCTGCTCAGAGATTGGCTGCACTGATTGGCAAGGCCTGGTAACTTGGAAACCAAAGAtggtttaattttctcttttcacttcatcttctttatttttctttccatccaAAATGTGGTAGTTCCAGCCCAGGGTAAGCAAGCAGAAACCACGGCCAGTGTGTGGTTGGGTGGCGCAAAGCAGATGGAATTTCCTTGGctcaattaaaacatttcttgagCTCAGCTGATAAAACAAAGCCACACTTCCCATTTCAGATGTCACACAGGAGCTGACAACAATCCCTCAACGTTGCCACATTCCTGACAGGGAAATTCATCTGAGGCAAAGATTCTTGTGCTTTATCTGTGGTTACAAGCAcaaattccttttctgtgagGAGGGCAGCTCTCACCTCGGTTAACATGATGAGGCCAAGGAAGTAGGACACGATGGAGAGGCCGAGGatgagcagctccctcctgtaGCCCCTGCGGAACACCTTGGGGTACATGTCCACCACAGCTGTCACGATGCTTTCCACGCACACAAACTGCAACAAAGACAGCAAAGACCCAGTGAAATCTGCCTCCTCTGCCGCTGGGCTTGCGTTCCAGGCTATAGGGGAGCGGCGAAAAGGGAAATGCAACAGAGCTCCTCGTGtgatggggaaggaaaagagagagagagctttatttaaagaagcaccgcacttatatagggtagtttgtgcaaaacagaatagaaaagactcattggtccaagaaggcaacacctctttgaaaacatgctttgtgcaaaacatcacgagacactcacagttctcacacaccctgcaggtgcaaaatcattgttataatttcttgtccttgtgcagcctgagaaacccaaggcttcagggctgctttttccctggttcccagcagcatccaacaacaGCAGGGGTTGGGATTTGCCACCAAACACTTTAAATGGTTTCATCACACGGGGTAGGTgatccctggggatgctccatAAGCAGAAGCTCAAACTGAGAGGAACATCTCACCCAAGGTTATGGATTTTCACCAAATTCAAACAGTTGGATTCTCTAATATTATCCCAGCCTGCATCTGCCCTGTAGCAGGTGGGTTCAATGAAAATGAAACCTTTCAAATGTGGCTTGAATGGGAATGAAATTATGTACAAACCCTCTATGAGATCACATCACTccaggcacttttttttttttttttgccagttttccccccccccccccccccccccccccccccccccccccccccccccccccccccccccccccccccccccccccccccccccccccccccccccccccccccccccccccccccccttttttttttttttttgccagttttgcCATGCATTCTTCAACCTAAAGGAGCAGCAGGCTTTGGGGTAAATTCTCTCCATTTACCAGAAGAGGGAAGTTCCCCAGAGCTGTTGAGTGCCCAAGGCAGGTGCTTCTAACAAAAGAGGAACGTGTCCGGTGTCTTTAAACATAAAAAAGTAGGAAAAGGCTTCTGATTCAGGGCTCTAGAGCAAGGGTTCTAAAACAGGCCCCAAAATTAATGCCCCAAAATAGACATTGGAATAGTCAAGAGCAGAATCCAGGAACagctgacttaaaaaaaaaaaaaaaaagtctcttagGAATCTGTTAGATCATTAAAAAGAGCAGttattaaaacaattaaatttaATGAATGGAAATGTCATACAGAACAAGCACTGCTGAGCTTTAGAATAATAAACATTCTGAACCCAGTCATGCCAAGGGCTGAGCTGCATGCTAAAAATCCCAGgcacttcacatttttcttcaagcAGCTTTTGCAATTTTTGCAGTCACACAGGGACAACGACTTCTGTGCTGCCCCTTTGCTGCAGGATATGACCACACATTTCTTGCTATGGTATCTTGCAGTAAAAATACACCATAGAAAATTACATTATCACTATCTGATATTCAGCTTCAAAATTCACTGCAAAGTGCTTTAAAATGGGCTGGTATCTTACTGAAGCGTGAATTTCAATCAGCCCTGTTGAAGTTCAGACTGATTTCCATGTTAATAATGaaagctggagccaggctgaaCCAGCCTTTGCAGTGAATCATGAAGGAATATCCAGCATCACAACTAAGatttaaaatagcaaagaaTTCAGTTAGGGTTCAGTCTTTCATCAGGCTGATGCTGTTTAGGTGTGATTTGCACCTGTTGGGGAAGctaaaaagtcacagaaatggGGTTTGTGTCATACCTGGCTGTCCAAGCCCAGGAAGATCAGCATCATGAAGAACAGAGCTGCCCACAGAGGAGACAGAGGCATCATGGTGACAGCTTTAGGGTAAGCAATGAATGCAAGTCCTGGTCCTGAACAggaataaagaaatgaaaagttgATACTTGTGTGGGAGTCTGAGATGGAGTtcagctcctctggagcagcctgagctgtgggagagcagcactgctgacacCAGAAGCGTGGTtctggctgggcagggctcactCAGCACCACTGATCAGACTGTTTCATCTGGACACACCCACTTCCTcactt
This DNA window, taken from Ficedula albicollis isolate OC2 chromosome 12, FicAlb1.5, whole genome shotgun sequence, encodes the following:
- the LOC101813697 gene encoding sodium- and chloride-dependent GABA transporter 3 encodes the protein MLCCLNSGTSFVAGFAIFSVLGFMAYEQGVPIAEVAESGPGLAFIAYPKAVTMMPLSPLWAALFFMMLIFLGLDSQFVCVESIVTAVVDMYPKVFRRGYRRELLILGLSIVSYFLGLIMLTEGGMYVFQLFDSYAASGMCLLFVAIFECVCIGWVYGSNRFYENIEDMIGYKPVSLIKWCWMVLTPGICAGIFIFFLVKYKPLKYNNVYIYPDWGYGIGWMMALSSMVCIPLWICIKLWKTEGTFMEKFRKLITPSSDLKMRGKLGGGAYIAAINDCDAKLKGDGTISTITEKETHF